AACAGCATTGTTACAAACATGATTTCGTTTGAAGAGATTTCTATATTGAGTTCTTTTGAAAGTACTTCGATTATCTTTTGAGCTGCGTAATAGTCGATGGGGTAGAGCTGCTCTACAGATTTGATCAAATTATTATTTACGGAATATTTGCCGCTTTTTATCCTTTCAATCAAATTATTTATATGTAAAGATAATGCACAAACGATCCTCTTATTGTTTTCCTGGTTATTATATATGGTTTTGACGGAATCGATAGCATCGATAACTGCTTCAATGATCCTTTCATCGACTATTCTCGAAAGCAGTTCTCCGTATTCGGGAAGCTGATTACTTCTTATTTTTTCCTGCATGGATAAGAAATAACTCTTTAAATCATCTTCGACTTTTTTTCTCACATTATCGTTTTCTTCATTTTTAAATGATAGTTCATAGTAGTCTTCTATGATTTTGCTGTAGTATTTATTTTCATGTTCAAATTTATTCATTTGATTTGAAAGATACTTGCTTTCGTTGACTTCTCTGTAATCAAAAATTACCGTATCATCGAGAACGAGGTCTGCATAATTGCTGCTTTCGTGGTTTGTACTTATTAATCCAAGCTTCATATTGTTTGGAATATCGTTCCATTTTATCTTTATATCTTTTTCTGAATTTGTAACGCAGGAAAAATAACCCTTTGCACATATGAGCTGGATATCGCTTTTTAAACCGCCTATATTTAGCGGACAGTCGTAATTTAAACAACTTTTTAAAATCTTTTTGCTGACTTTAATCTTTCTTTTGGTCTTTGCCGATTCGACATAAAAGAATTTAAATATTAATTCCAATCTTTCCTGCGTATTGTATTTATTGATATCCGGTAACTCTATTGTTATGGGTATACGCCTTATGAAGGTATTTAAGAGCTGGGAATTTTTTCTTTCGGTAGTTGCCGCAATTATCATTAGGTCAGCTTTCCTTGTAATATCCGTTTCACCGACCCTTCTGTATATACCTTTATCCATCAGGGTGAACAGCATTTCCTGTCCTTCCTTTGGAAGTCTGTGGACTTCGTCCAAGAATAATATCCCGCCGTTGGCTTTGTCGACTAATCCCGTTCGTTCTGTGTCTGCACCCGTATATGCTCCTTTTATATTTCCGAAGAGCTGAGAGACTAAAAGCTGAGGATTGTCTGCGTAATCCGCACAATTGAAAACTACGAATTTTGTATCTTTATAAAACATACCTATCGTCATCCCATAGTTGTACATTGCTTCCGCAAAAGTGCTTTTCCCGCATCCGGTCGAACCTATTAGTATTGTATTTAACCCCAAAGGGGGATAGGTAACTGCTGCTTTAGCCAATGAAACTTGATTTTTTAGTGTATCATTAAATCCCACTATATTTTTAAATACATCATACACTTTTTTATCTTCATTTTTATTTTTTGTTATATCAATATTATCATTAAGAGAATTTAATATTGAGCTTTTATCGTATACACATTTATCTAAATTCTTATTAAAATTTTCTTCAAGCTTTTTTTATGGAAATATAATATTGGTTTTCCCGTTATTTTAATTAATATTTTATCTTCGACCAATTCGTTAAGACATTTGCTTACATTTGTCCGTTGCATATTTAAATCATTTGCTACGGAGATAGTAGAGTAGTAACTGTAATTAAAATCTTTACTATCAAGAAAATAGTCTTTCGGTAAGTCAGACGTTCGTTTTTCTATTTCGTTTAATATGAGTTGGGCTTTATTCTTTTTCATTTTTATCTCCCATAAATAAAAAGTGTATGATTTATAATGTGTATAGTCGTACTCTATGCTACCTTTATAGCATAAAAATAATTAATATTCAACTTTTGTTCGTATCGGAGAGAGTTCGGAGTATGATACAATAATGATTTAATATTGGTTTTACATAGTTTCTAATATGTTTGTGTTTTGTAAAAATTCAGATTTTGATTTATTTTGTGTCCGTAATTGTATGTTAATTACATTATGCAAATTAATGATAGTTTATTATGTAAAAGATATAAATTATGTTGTTAAAAAATCGTTATGAAGTATTTAATATGTAAATAATAAAGAGCCTACCATGTTTTTTGAAGATAGACTCTTTATTGTCGTAGAAATTTTATTTAACTCAAAATTTTGTTTTTTACGTTATTATTTTTTAATCAATATTTCATTATAAATATAGTTCAATTTAATCCAATGTCCAAATATCATCGTATATCCATTTACCATTTGCATCCTTAGGGTCCGTATAGACTCCGTTTACCTTAATTGGTGCTGTTCTAAAATAAATATTTTTAAAATATGTGCCATTATAGGTATTGTTATGAAGTATATTTTCTTTATTTTCAGCTGTAATGTTGTTTGCTACCGGCTCCACTTTTAACTTGTCCGTACTTCCACTTTGATGATATGCATATCTAAAATGATATATTCTTGTACTTGCATTGTTTACATTAAAAGTGTTGTTGTATACATCCATTACATTTGCACTTCTACAGTATATTATTGTATTTTCAGGAGAGCAGTTAAATGTATTACCTGAAATTACAGTTTCTTTCCATCTCATTGGCTGTATAACTTTTGAATAAATATTTGTAAATGTATTTCCTGTGATTTCAACTTGTTTATGAGGATTATCATGAGTATATCCATGAGTACCAATTGCAATGTTCATATCGGAAAATTTATTATTTCTGATTTTTAAACGTATGTTACGTGTTCCGTCAGGTGCTAACCATTTACCTGAAAATCCTTTTTTAACATTATCAAATGTGTCAATATTGATTGCTTCCGCATTTACTTTATTTCCGTTTTCATCTATAGCAGTTGTTCCTCCTATGAAAGTATTATTTTCGATAATACAATCTGCAGTTCCGTTGACTTCCATAAAGTGTCCGTAGGTCTTATTCATATTTTTAAATGTTATTCCGCTTACCTTACAATTTGTATTGTCTCCAAAAGCTATAGTTCCACAATATGGTTGTCCTCCATTTTTATAAGATGTTGCACCACCTGCATCTATCGTTGCACTGCCTTCACCTATGATACTGGAATTCTCTGTAGCATTTCCGCTTCCTCTCTTAACTGCTCCTGAACTTCTTAAAGAGATTGGTACAAAAGAGAACATATATGTAGAAGCGTTTATTTCATTGCCATCTTTACTAACTCCTGCATCGTACGTTTTTTTTACCGTTACTCCGTCCTTTATAACTATTTTTACATTAGAAGGAATACACATTTCATTTGAAAGAGTATAAACGCCATTACCGGAACCCTTAGTTAAATACAATGTACCGCCTTTTTTATTGTCTTCAAAGGCTTTTAAATACGATTGTATTAAATAGGAGTGTTTTCTTTGTTTGTTATAATTCTTGCTTGTAACTCCATAATCCTTATATGGCTTACTTTCAGGGGTTATCGTTGCACCTTTTACATTGTTTAAATTAAAATTAATTCCACTGCTTCCAATATTGATTACCATAGATAAACCAAATACCATAAAAAAACATCCAAAAAACGTCAATAACTTTTTCATAATTATATTTCTCCTTTCCCCAATTATGATATAGTTCTTTATAATTGTATCTTATCTTTAAAATAGCTAAATGTCAAATAAAGTCATAAATTAAGAGAAAAGTTTTAGATATAAATTATTTATTTTTATTGTTTTTATGATTTTTCATATTTAGTATATTTATAATTTGTTTCCCCATATTCTTAATGTTTGTTTAATGGAATAGTCAAAAAATATAATAGTTTAAATTATCTATATAATAAGATATAAAAAAGAAAAGGAACTATTTAAATTAATAGTTCCTCCAACAATTTTAATTTTAAAGTATTTATTACACGTACATATCTAATTAATCTTGAAGTAAAACACTTACTCTGTACATTCCTGGTTTTGCTGCCATTTCGAACGCTTTTTGTACATCGTCAAGTTTAAATTTAGTTGGCTCGATTATTTTTGAAACATCTACGCTTCTGTCACTCAACATTTTTCCTGCAGTAAAGAAATCTATTGAATCAGCAGCAAATGTGCCGATTAATTCGAGTCTCTTATAATGAACCAAGTTTGAATCAAAATCTAACTGTGGAGCAGGATATCCCGCAGCAAAGAATAAAATTCGTCCGTCTGTTGGTTTTAACATTTCAATAGCTTGGTTATTTGCAAGAGTCAAACCTACTGCAACAATAACAGCATCTGCACCTACACCGCCTGTAAGATTTTTAACTTCTTCAACGGGGTCAGAATTACCTGCATCAATAACTTCAAATCCCATTGCTTTTGCTGTTTCCAGTTTCTTTTCCATTACTTCTGAAACGATAACTCTGCATCCGTTTGCTTTTGCAGCTTGAGCATTAACTAGCCCCATTGTTCCTGCTCCTATTATTACTACATTTTCCATAGGTTTTACTTTTAATTTTTTTAGTCCCTTAACTACTGTAGCCAAAGGTTCTAAGAATGCAGCTTCACTTGGGGATAAATCTTTGCTTACTTTGATAACGCTTCTTGCATTTCTAACTGCGTAATTTGAAAAACCAAAAGCTCCCCAATAACCATCTTCAGTCTTTCCTGTTATAGATGTATCGGTACAATGTAATACATCTCCTTTTCTGCAAGCCTCACATTCACCGCATCCGTCATAAGCCATTGCAACTCTGTCACCGATTTCAAAATCCATAACTTTTTTGCCTTTTGCTACGATTGTACCTGAGCCTTCATGTCCTCCAGCCATAGGATAACCTTGATGTTCTCTAAGTCCTAACCATTGGCCATAATCTGTTGTACATATATTGCAAGCTTCCTGTTTTATTAAAACTTGCCTGTCTCCAAGTTCAGGTAAAGGTCTTGTTCTAACTTCTGCATGACCTTTTTTCGTCAAAACCGAAAATTTCATTTCTTTTATGTCCATTCTTATTTCTCCTCTTTATTTCTGTAAAATTTTATTCCAAAGCACTTTTATAAATATTTATTACATCTTCTTTGTTAAGTGATACAAATCCGCCTATATTGCCGTTCTTTGTGCATTTTTCTGCCATTGTAACGATTTTTTCATCTCCTATGTTTACATCTTTTAGAGATGTAGGCTGCCCAACCGATTCAAAGAATTCTTTTGTTTTTTCTATACCGGCAAGAGCTGTTTCTTCCGGATTATCATAATTTTGGCTGATTCCCCATACTTCTACGGCATATCTTACAAAACGCATTACATCATGCTTATAAACATATTTCATCCAATGCGGAAGAATAAGGGCAAGTGTTGTTCCATGGGTAATATTATATTCACCGCTAAGTTCATGACCTATCATATGTGCTCCCCAGCATTCATCTCTGCCAACACCTAAAATTCCGTTATGAGCAATTGTTCCTGCCCACATGATTTCTGCTCTTGCTTCGTAGTTTCTTGGATTTTTCATAACTTTATATACATTGTCAATAATTGTTTTTATTGTGCTTTCGCATAGTCTGTCGGTAAATCCAACATGTTTGGTGTTTGTAAAATATCTTTCAAATACATGAGATATAATATCCACACAGCCTGCAGTTGTTTGGAATGGAGGAAGAGAGTATGTAAGTTCAGGGTTCATAACAGCAAACACAGGTCTGATTCTTGTATCGTCAATTGCTTTTTTTGAATGTCCGTTTGTTAAAATAGCCGATATACTTGCTTCGCTTCCCGTTGCTGGAATAGTGAGAACAACACCGACAGGTAAAGTATCGTTTATTCTTCCTTTTCCTTCATAAATATCCCATACATCGCCATCGTAATAAACACCTACACCGATTGATTTTGCAGTATCAATTACGCTTCCGCCACCAACTGCCAAAATAAAATCTATATTTTCTTTTTTACAAATGTCAATACCTTTTCTTACAAGTTCAACTTCCGGATTTGCTTTAACACCGCTTAATTCTATAAATTGTAAATTTTCGGATTTTATGGAATCCACAACCGAATCATATAAACCTGTTGTTTTTAAATAGTCCCCTCCATCATTTACAAATAAGACTTTTTTACCATATTGTTTTATTTCACTGCCTACCGCTTTTTCGGTTTCTTTACCGAAAATAAACTTAGTATCACATAAAAAATTAAAGTTGTTCATAATATCTCCTTACGTCAGTTAGTTTTAATTAATTTTTTACTAAATCAAGCTTTTCCGTTAGAACC
The DNA window shown above is from Anaerofustis stercorihominis DSM 17244 and carries:
- a CDS encoding sigma 54-interacting transcriptional regulator, translating into MYDVFKNIVGFNDTLKNQVSLAKAAVTYPPLGLNTILIGSTGCGKSTFAEAMYNYGMTIGMFYKDTKFVVFNCADYADNPQLLVSQLFGNIKGAYTGADTERTGLVDKANGGILFLDEVHRLPKEGQEMLFTLMDKGIYRRVGETDITRKADLMIIAATTERKNSQLLNTFIRRIPITIELPDINKYNTQERLELIFKFFYVESAKTKRKIKVSKKILKSCLNYDCPLNIGGLKSDIQLICAKGYFSCVTNSEKDIKIKWNDIPNNMKLGLISTNHESSNYADLVLDDTVIFDYREVNESKYLSNQMNKFEHENKYYSKIIEDYYELSFKNEENDNVRKKVEDDLKSYFLSMQEKIRSNQLPEYGELLSRIVDERIIEAVIDAIDSVKTIYNNQENNKRIVCALSLHINNLIERIKSGKYSVNNNLIKSVEQLYPIDYYAAQKIIEVLSKELNIEISSNEIMFVTMLLHTMNDMDLGNRIGVLCIAHGSNVASSIAEVVNTLLDIEGLYALDVPLNEKVESILNKAINLVKEIDKGKGVILLTDMESLCDFDTLITEETGIPTISIPNVTTLMALEITRRAYSSTVELNDFYNELIDDNVIYNKRNINKNNNTLMNSEEKKFIKVLDEMLTFIDPTKIYNSLKSVLINIWNDLGLTKDKMFEYKFIMHCAFMVERAIKKEPMPGKNLNYYYNNRKETLKKLEEYFRPVYQEFGFIMYPSEYEAIIEMFDVHYDFEI
- a CDS encoding zinc-dependent alcohol dehydrogenase, with protein sequence MDIKEMKFSVLTKKGHAEVRTRPLPELGDRQVLIKQEACNICTTDYGQWLGLREHQGYPMAGGHEGSGTIVAKGKKVMDFEIGDRVAMAYDGCGECEACRKGDVLHCTDTSITGKTEDGYWGAFGFSNYAVRNARSVIKVSKDLSPSEAAFLEPLATVVKGLKKLKVKPMENVVIIGAGTMGLVNAQAAKANGCRVIVSEVMEKKLETAKAMGFEVIDAGNSDPVEEVKNLTGGVGADAVIVAVGLTLANNQAIEMLKPTDGRILFFAAGYPAPQLDFDSNLVHYKRLELIGTFAADSIDFFTAGKMLSDRSVDVSKIIEPTKFKLDDVQKAFEMAAKPGMYRVSVLLQD
- a CDS encoding iron-containing alcohol dehydrogenase: MNNFNFLCDTKFIFGKETEKAVGSEIKQYGKKVLFVNDGGDYLKTTGLYDSVVDSIKSENLQFIELSGVKANPEVELVRKGIDICKKENIDFILAVGGGSVIDTAKSIGVGVYYDGDVWDIYEGKGRINDTLPVGVVLTIPATGSEASISAILTNGHSKKAIDDTRIRPVFAVMNPELTYSLPPFQTTAGCVDIISHVFERYFTNTKHVGFTDRLCESTIKTIIDNVYKVMKNPRNYEARAEIMWAGTIAHNGILGVGRDECWGAHMIGHELSGEYNITHGTTLALILPHWMKYVYKHDVMRFVRYAVEVWGISQNYDNPEETALAGIEKTKEFFESVGQPTSLKDVNIGDEKIVTMAEKCTKNGNIGGFVSLNKEDVINIYKSALE